One genomic window of Medicago truncatula cultivar Jemalong A17 chromosome 1, MtrunA17r5.0-ANR, whole genome shotgun sequence includes the following:
- the LOC25482196 gene encoding auxin-induced protein 6B: MSSKCSKIRHIVRLRQMLRRWRNKARISSANRAPSDVPSGHVAVCVGANYTRFVVRATYLNHPIFQKLLVQAEEEYGFSNHGPLTIPCDEEFFEEALWFISRSGSNNGSNRFEDFQRRCHVGIRTNVDFWPESRPLLHGLSEKTIW, translated from the coding sequence ATGTCTTCAAAGTGCAGTAAAATTCGCCACATTGTACGCCTCCGCCAGATGCTACGACGCTGGAGAAACAAAGCACGTATTTCATCAGCTAATCGTGCACCGTCTGATGTACCATCTGGACACGTGGCAGTATGTGTTGGAGCTAACTACACCAGATTTGTGGTGCGTGCTACGTACCTTAACCACCCCATTTTTCAGAAGCTTTTGGTTCAAGCTGAAGAAGAGTATGGTTTCTCTAACCATGGACCGCTTACTATTCCTTGTGATGAAGAATTCTTTGAAGAAGCTCTATGGTTTATTTCCCGGTCCGGTTCGAATAATGGATCAAACCGGTTTGAAGATTTTCAGAGACGTTGCCACGTGGGAATTAGAACCAATGTGGATTTCTGGCCCGAATCTCGACCGCTACTCCATGGTCTAAGTGAAAAAACCATTTGGTAG